From the genome of Vitis riparia cultivar Riparia Gloire de Montpellier isolate 1030 chromosome 11, EGFV_Vit.rip_1.0, whole genome shotgun sequence:
TTGTGTTTTTGCCCATATTACATGCTGATGCACTGGAATCCCCTTCTTCCTCATTGTGTTAATTATGCCATCTAATAAAAAACTAAGATATagttaaaagatttttttggatttgggAATTCCCTTTTATCTGAATTTTTTGAATGCTCTTTATTGCGGCTAGCCTTGCTCTATTCTAGGCTTCTTCTTTCTTTGCTGGTGCTTGGGATGGTTTTTTGTGTATACTGCCTGTATATGTTGTGTGTGCCCCTTTTTTTTGGTGTCTCTTAATACAAGCTTTTGTctatcaaagagaaaaaaaaaaaaagaattaagcTCTATACCTTTTCTATAGGTATTCTAGATGAAACATGCACAAATGAAGAATATTGCATGACTAAAAGTTGGAAAGTTCCCTTTACCTATTTTTTTGGTTATCTTTTGGCAGCCATTGTATACGTCCTGTGTACTTTGGTGGGCTCTTTTTGACACTTTTCGTGCATTTCTTGTTtacctatcaaagaaaaaaaaaaaaaagattagaaaggaaaagaatgcTTTACATGTTTATTGATGACTTTGAGTTTACTTTATTGGTACTATTCCAGGGACTAGattgggaaaaaaaacataaattgatatgtCAGCAGTTGTAGTAGGGACAAAAGTTTCAATGATAATTGCAATCTAGTGCTGGCTTATTTCCAAAGGCAGGTACACATGTAATTTATAAAGGGAAGGTGATGATTTGCAGCTTGCTATGGATCAACATCCAAGAACATGAGACCAACTGTTGCGGAAACTAGACAAATGGGAAGAGATCATAACCTTCATTTGAAAGCAGAAAATACAGAGGATGATCTCAAAGCAGCCTCCCTTATTGAAAGAActgaagaaaaaccaagtagCTCAGAAATGAGACCAAAAGAAGGTGCCCATTTAGTTGTGTTCTAACTAAACTTCCTTTTTACTTTTGTTATCTTATGGCGCATTTGAAATTCAGAGGAAAGAGAACATTTCATGTTCAGTTCTATAGCAGATGGTGCTTGCTACATGGATTGAATTTTCTCTTTAGTGAGGAAAAAAAACCGTTGAAATGAATATTTCCAGGACTCAATAAGAGCATTTAACAAATGAAGGggataattttggaaatttgagTGTAGGGACCCaaatctttgttttgtttagtATAATAGTGTTTCTGTAGAACATGTAGTCATGTAAAATGGAGTGACCACCTTGTCCGAGGCTAATAATATAAACTAGAAATGAGATAATTTCTTGAATTCCTAATGTGAACTTGGTAACTTATTGAGAGTAAGTTTTGAAATTCATAGCCTATAAAAAAAGTGTCAAGAGATTCATCATCAATGCtggtagaaaaataaaaggacatCTAAACTACTCTGAGACAAAAATAATGGGTTTTGTAAGAATGTGGTTTCAAATGGTcgcatatttttatttatttatttaatgtcgGAACTTCTTCAATTTTGAGTTTCAATTTCTGCACTGACGTTAATATTTGTAACTTTGACAGTGGCTGAATCTGTACCTGTTCAAAATCAAGCAGCTGCTCAAAAACTTCTCCAGAAGATGAATAATCCAAATCGGGATGATCGGCATTCCAAAGGTCGAAAACATAGGGGAAAGGGGAAGCAAGAAGAGGCGCCAGTCTACACTCTAGATGAATGGGAAAAGAGAAAAGCTGGGCCAAAAACTTCAATAAAAGATGAGCTTACAGATGTTAGCCGGGATGAGGATCTTGCATGGCAGCTTCAAAACCAACTTGATGTGGAAGATAATGTCAGCTTCTACCCATCTTTTATCATCATCAAAATCCTAGAAGCTCCTTAAAAAGTCTACAAGCAGATCAGAAATGATAGTAAACGGGTGCAATATAAAAGAGATGCTCGTATATTTTTTGAACGAGCCATTGTCACTGACCATCCATTTTTTCCTACTAGATgtagtttttgaaattttgagaaaatgttgaattttttcaaaaaaaatgctGACAAACTATCTGGTCATGATGGTTTTATGCTTGGAGTATCTCTATGGTAGGACCCTTTTAGAAATCGAGTGATGCATCAAAGAATATGTCCTAGAGTGCCCTTTTTTCTTGTTACATGCTATTGTTGTTACAATAAATTGATTATAGTTGTGGTAGTGTTTGATGCCATTGATTTCCAATTTGTTCAGGTGCTGAGGGATACTCACAAGGCAGAAGCAGAGAATATACGAATGAGCATGTTCAATTTTGAAAGAGATGAGGATAGGAACCAGGGAACTGGTCATAGAGGAAGGGGAAGAGGCAGGGGAAGAGGTAGAGGAAGAGGCAAAGGGAGATTTGGTTGATCGTTTGGCCCActtctcattattatttcgCCCATATTACCAAATTTTGTCTGGTAACTACTTTTTCCTCAACTTGTGTTCATTTGAATGCCATTTTGAAGGTGCTGACTCCTAAATTTGTAAAGAATTCTCTTGTCTATCTGTGCTTTTTCTGAGTTGTGTAACAAAAtggttccattttttcctcctgAAGGTTTTGATTGTCAGCAGAGATCGGGACCCAGTTTCAACAACCCTGCATCATGATCTCACGGCTCCCATAGCATAGAGACGAGTTTGTATTTAAGCAACACAGGCTGCTTCTTTTAGTGAGTGTGATACTTCATTGATTCCTCGCATTATAATGAGTCCATTTTTACAGGTCCCAAGTTTTGCCTTCATTTTAgcctctttttcccttttccaaTGGTTTGTAAGCTGTTGTGCTTCCACATAAACATCGGCCTCTTTCCTTTGTGTATGCCTTTCTAGTTGGGGGATTGTGAACTAATATGTGGATTCCCTGTGATATATTTggatttaatgtttttagataatcttttaattgtttttaagttatttttatttattttttgagaattattttaaaaaataatcatacaaatatgaaaaatgattaaaaatatagcattatatataaaagttattttaaatatatatttaaaagcataaaaagcaagttaaaaatattttaagttttcaaataaatttttattttacaaaatatcataaaataatttaaaaaaatagttattagaACACCGCTTTGTAAgatgaaaataattcttaaacaTAACATTGTAGATTTTCCATTTTATCATAACGATGATTTTAATACAAAGATGATGATAAAGGTAAtacacaaaataattataagaatcTATTTCAATTAATGTTTtcataaatcaataataattaaatattaataatatttgattctctaagtttaggaaataatatttatttttcttaattttaaaatatttattatttatttctttctataaTTTAGAATACATTCTTgcataaatttttgaaaaaaaaaattaacaagattGATCACTTTCATTGTGAAATTATCAAACTATTTATAATATAAGAGTTAGGAGAGGAGGCTCGAAACCTTCTCTAGATGTGATCgaatttcataaaaatgattGACCTACTTTCACAAAATGTCTtactcttaaaataaaaaataaaaaattatactgtttattttccttaattttaaaatatttattatttccttctttttataatttacaatACATTTTTGTCATAGCCAAATTATCAACTCACATGGAGAATTCAAACATATAATGAATTCCAGTATTGTAATTTAGCCCATTTCAAGCCCAACCGACTGTTTTAAAGCAAAGTGAATTGCACTAGGCCCACTACCTGAACGTTTCTATCGCACATATTTGGTATGTTGGAGGGTTACCACATTTATGGTGCATGTGGTTTGGGATACTGTTAGGTACATGTATATTCTGACCCAACAATTTTCTGGTTCTACGGATTTGTGAAGGACAGcagtggaaaaataaaataaccaagaatttattgaattatttttaacaatatggtatgtaatttatatttagttatttagtgTTAAAATAAGACTTTcagatgtaattttttttttttataaaaaagttatgGGTCCAATTttaatccaaataaataaaatgaatctaataataataataataataataataaaaaaaaaatagaatttaatattaaaataaaaaaatattaccccttataaaaatcatattttaaatattaggatGGTTTAATATAgcggaattaaaaaaatttatatctttttatctaattttatgaattctaaaatttcttttttattttcttttattttattttttaattatttaaattcaaaaaaatgtgacaaataTGAATAGAAATACTTAtcaggaaaattttattttatgcgtTCAAGTGTGGAGTAGAAAGGCAGAAGGCAGCAAACAGCAGAGCAAAAGGACCGTGCCGGAGTTCTCATAGAACCCGAGTCAAACGTCTCGTCGAACCGccgagaaaatggagaattttCCGATCCAACCAATCATAGCTATTCTCTTTTCAGCTGCAATCGCTATTAGATCATTCAGAAGAAAATCTCTCGACCTTTCTGGAGCGTTCGCCGGCTTCGCTGTCTTGACTATTCATTTTGGAGTCGGATACAGGTTCACTTTGATTCTCTAGTAcaggttttttcatttttcttttctccgtttggttgctgagaatttttcatttttttttttttgaaacggGTATTATGGTAGCAAAACATTTGTGGGGTTTCTAGTTTGAATGTGTTTTCTTGTGGTTTTGTGTCAGCGACCAAACGGATTGCTGTTGGAGTTTTTGCTTAGATTTTTGGGTGTTCTGATGATTTATTTAGGTATGGAGCTATGTTGCTCGCGTTCTTTCTTACTTCGTCTAAGCTTACCAAGTTTGGAGAGGAAAAGAAGCGACTCGTTGATGCTGATTTCAAGGAGGGTGGTCAAAGGAATTGGTATTACTTCGTTTCCATTGGAttgatttaagttttaaaagCTTAATTTGGTCAGAATTTTGGAGGGTTGTTGCTTCTATGGGGACTTTTAATTTGTTCTTCTCCATAACTATAATGCTGGTTTTCTGCTTGATGCCCAAGACTCTTGTTGAGATTTCATTTGTTATTCTTAaccaatgaaaaattttctcttttggttttttttattactattctCAAAGACTTTTAGATGATTCATTTAGTGTTTTCTGGGACATGGGTTTGATATTGAATTGCCAGGACATTCTATGTTCATTGAATCTTTTTACATTCATCTTCTTAAAGCAGACCATTCATTGCAGACGGATAAAATTGTTTAGTCATTACAGTAACTTGTAATGTTTATTAATCAATCCAAGTGGGCTGTGCTGCCGTACTGCATACTGAAGATAGGGATAATTAATGAATCCTGAAAGGAATTTGGGTTATCCTATGCTGCTGAGAGATTGCAGCATCTTCATGTGTACATCCACCCTTCACTGGACTCCTGAATCTCCTTGTATGCCCACAACATTGGTTGTTGGAGGCCTCAATGGTACTCAAGGCAGAGCTCCTTGATCCTGCTCACCTGCCCAAGCCAGAAGTAGGACTCAACGAGTTCAATAAGACCTTAGCATACATCGACAACATACTTCAGCACCTTACACTAGCCTAGTTATGATAGTTTGAGGTCTTGTCTTGGTGCTCAAAGATAGTCACTCTCGAGAGAATCGTGACTGTATGTGCTCCCCTTCTGATATGATTTGTAGAATCGATAAAGATATTCTTAATTATCTAAAGATAAAATACTAGATGATAAACTAATACTCCCTTAGCAAACTTATTTAGGTGGGAATTTAAATCACTTAAAAACccaatatttatgataaaactGAATCATCTGACTTGCAAACACTAATACTTAGTGCCCTTTTCAGATAGGATTAAAATATGCCAAGCCTTTTGGATGACAAAGCTAGAAGAAAGGAACATTGATAGCCTCATTTCTTCTTTTCAGGAAGCAAGTTCTCTTCAATAGTGGCATCAGTGCAGTTTTGGCTTTGATTCTTTGGAGATTGACTGGATGGCAGGACAAGTGTTTGGACTCAAAAGAATCAAGTCTTATCACTTCTCTGATTGGTGGAATTATTGGTCACTACTCCTGCTGCAATGGAGACACTTGGTCCTCAGAGCTTGGGATACTCAGTGATTCACAGCCTCGATTAATCACAACCTTCAAGGTTAATATTCTCCCCTTCATATCATCtgtaatgaattttttattcttgtcaCATTACTAATCCcacattcacttttatttatgaTGAGAAAGCACTAGCCTTTGATTGCCTGCTGCCACCATTTAATATAGCTAAGGGAGTGAAGGAGGTGGCATATGATGGTCACCTTGCTTGAGGGATTCAATTTTTTGCTCTAGTTGCTGCTTAACTTTCTCATCTGACAGAACTTATTAAAGCACTTCCCCACCCTTTAAATTTGCACTTGTTGCAAGCTTTTAATGCATGACACTTGTGCTCACAGTTTTATCCATATAAGCCGCTGGAGCATAACATAATTAGTTCATGAGAATTAAGCCTTGAGTATCTCTAGGTGGAGAGAAGGATGTGTCTACCACTTTTAATGGATTTTCCAATGTACCCTGCAACATACTGCAAATTATTTTCCCATAAGACCTTGTGTGTCATGTTGAAAGCCTCTCTGGATGATTTACAAATTGCCTTGTacctttattaaaaattatgcaGACAAAAGGATATTAACTTGCTTCTCAAACTCAATAGAGATTCTGAATCCTGACGTCTTCCCACATGGTTATCAGCCTGTTCGAAAGGGTACAAATGGTGGTGTGACAAAAACAGGCCTCCTAGCAGCTACTGCAGCTGGTGGTGTCATTGGGCTTACATTTGTCCTCATTGGATTTTTCACAACAAAATGTGCTTCTGATGTAGCTTTGAAGCAGCTATTGGTAATACCACTTTCTGCAGTTGCCGGATTATGTGGAAGTCTAATAGATTCTCTATTGGGAGCAACACTTCAATACAGTGGATTCTGCAGTGTTCGTAATAAGGTAACTTCAGCAATTTactttgatatattatttgtgACCATGATAAAGTTCAACCTTGGTAAATTATATTGGGAGTACCTCCTTTAGTCAATATTGGCCATTGGATATGGGTGTACTGTCATAATCACATGGGCGAACTATCAGATCGATTTATCATAAATGACTTAAAATTCGGTGGGCTTCTATTCtgtcaaattttaattaccacCATTTTGGCTTCCATTATCCATTTATaccaaaataagtatatgtttaCCTACCTATGTACACGCTTAAACATATTCAAATTTCTTTGCAAATATACAACATACTATCTAGTAGGCTGTTGTTGCCCAAAAAAAGGGAGAGGGTGGGTTCCATTCGTATATAAGAATGCaaactatttatttatgaatatataGTAGCaagtaatatattatttcagTTGTGAAATCCTCCTATGATTTACCATTTAAAGATTCTTCACTGACAGATTGGTAGATCTTGATGAAATATCCTGTAGGATGAATGGAGCATTTTAGTACCTACTTCCAAACCATTTATGACCACAAATTAGAGTCTTATTTTAAACTTTCTAGATAACAGATTATGGGTACGTGAATtagatttacttttatttacttttgtgGTTTATGATGCATTTAACCATGTTAGGTAATGCAAAAGGGTAAAATGCCTCGTAACATGAGCCATTATTTATGGGCCTAATGGCGTTGTGGCTGCATGTATTGACCACAAGATCAGTTGTCACAAACAGCTATTTAGTTCCCTCCATTTTGTGTAGAACTACTGTTTATTTTTTACCATCCatgctcttcttcttccctTGAACTTGCAGCTTCTTGGTGattaatttacaaaattatttatttagtaatGTTTATTTTGTTGCTACTTCGGTATTGTTTTGAATATTCTTAGAAAATCAATGCTCAAATTAGGTTTTCTGATCATCTTTGAAGGTTGTTGGGAAACCGGGACCAACAGTGAGGAAGATTTCAGGTATCAGCATCCTTGACAACAATGGTGTGAACCTCGTGTCTATATCGTTGACCTCAATGCTGACTTCCATTGCCTGCTTGTACATTTTCTGAAACCATCAGTTATACTGAATTATCAACTTTTGAGATCTCATGTTCCAGGATGATTATTCATAACTGATAAGAACTTGCATGATGCaaaattgtcaaaattttgattatgtGTTGAATTTGGCTGAACaatgctttaaaataattttttgccTTTCTACTCTTTTCTTGGtcatattttccattaaaattgTTGATAACCTCTTGCGAGTGTAGTGATGGAACTAAATCAGTTTCTTTATATCATCGTTTCATGTTTTTATCTGTCTTATCACATTCTTCCTCTGTTTCAAAGTGGCTTAAGAGTTTTATAACATGATGATTAATAAAGAAGAGCTcaaaaatgttatatttggtCTCGCAGGTAGGTTCCTCTGTTATTTCATCGATTTGGCCTTTTGCTAAGGCTTAAGGCTCTTTTTGAACTAGTTAACTAGATGAAATTGTTGTCATTCATGCATCTGGATCAAAATGAATAATGCTTCTGTATACCTTTGTTCAAATACACCAGAGTTGAAATAGTGGGAGGTTGGGGCTACAGTTTGTTTAAATAGGAATTCATTAACCCATCAATTCCTTGACTCATCCTGGATCTTGTTTACTTGACTTTGGAATCAAAAAAGGATGAGAAGTGCGAGAAGAGAAGCATTAGGTAATCcacattgaaaatttgatatgagTAGGACTTTATTGGAGCTCTCCTTAGTATTGCTTTTCAATAGCCCAAAAGGGTATTAATGTTTCAAATTTAATGCTAATACATAGAGCAAGTGCATCCATCCATTGATCTTCTAATCGCAGCCACAGCAAAGTGCATCTAAGCAACACTCGCAAGTCTCAAAGCAGCAGAAGCAGCAACACATCGCGAACAATCTACACATGATGCAATACTAGTAAGACCTTATGAGTTTATGTTACTACATCCAAAAGATTGAAGCAGAAATAATGCAAAGATTAAAtacaaatagaaaaagaaattaggaTTTGGTAGAGGAAGATCATATAATAACAACCAACCCTGCATAGAGGCAGCCTCTATCTTGGTGCCTTCTTTGGATGTGATCATAGTATGACATTTCTTGATATCCTGGTGGTGCGTACATGATCTCTTTCTATCTAATAATTCTCCCTACAATTCACAAGATTGATTCCAAGACTGACTAAGCATGTGAATATATAAGGCTCTGAGTGGTAAGATGATATATATGCAAAGACACAGGACGAAACTTCACGGTGGCTGCTTCTTTCTTAACCTGTAAGCATGGGATGATAAGGTCCCATTCTCTTTCATTCTTGACACTTGAGTACAAGGAGTTTAGCCCCATGGGTCCATGAAGGGTCCAATGGTGTCCCAATATGAATTCTTATGCACGTGAAGACGACAGAACAATCAGTGTTTATTTGACCATTATTCGGGCAATGGGGTCCCATTGGGAGTCCTGTAACGCACACAGCTCATGACACTGCAATTATCCATTTACCAGCAGGTCTAGTAGGGAGTGCCTTGAGATTAATGGTGTGGCCATGTCCTTTATCTCTATGGCATTGCTCAAGCAGGGAATATATTGTTTTGGTGGTCTGCTCTAGGCTAGCCAAGGAGTTAAAAGTTGAGAGTAAATAAGGGCTTGGCTATTGCCAATTTGCCACATCACATTACAGAAAACAACTTTCTTCTATCGGAGTATTGCTGTAATTCAAGCCACTACCAGCTATTACGCTATGGAAGTATGCAACATTAAAAGGGAGAATTTGGAATCAGCAAACATCTTCGATATCCCCAAAAGCAAACTGCCTGAATGTTCTCTTGACATGATTCAGGGGAAGATTGACAACCCATATTCTTAACGATGAGCAAAATAGAACTTACTAATACATAATGCCTGAGCAGAAGCAAACAGCCCTTGGATAAGGATTACAAGAGATGTTAGTACAAATGAAATGATTTGCAAGCAAAACAGCTCTTCTCCCTGGGTTGGGTATGGATTTGGAAAGCTTCAAGGCAGTAGAGGGAGTGTGCTGGACATGGTAACTGGTGAAACATCACAGCACTGGCCTCACCCCTATTGGCATTCCAAATTTACCAAATTCAAGAACCAAATTTTAATACTGCAAGCAGAACTGCTACATCTATGCTTGTTTCAGCTTCCCAAGTACATAAAACTACTGGGTCACTACCTGAGCAATCAGCAGGTAACAGAGCATGTGGCTGGATTTACCAGAAATGAAATATTACCACCACCTACAGGCTGGAAGCTAGCAGCAGTTTCCAGGCGCTCCCATGTCAATCTCCGCTTCTCAGCTGCCATACTTGACTTTGAATCTTCCTCCTCCAATTTACCTTGGCAGGCAAGTACCAGTTCTTCATCCATCTCGCAAAACATCTTTCGCACATTTAGAGTCAGATTGAGCACCGCTTGATTCCAGTGGTTCCGAGTGTTCCGCTCTAGGGCTGGGAAGACAAGAGGCAGAATTACCTGCCGGTTTTGTGTTATATGGTTGAGGACATGCTCATTGTTCCACAAAAAGTGTGCTCGTTCAGCCACCTGAAAATGACCAAAACAAAAGAACATGAAAacaatcttaaaattttctGTAGAGCAACGCCTAATACCAGCTGGATGCCTAATTAAACAGGaaatgcatagaaaaaattaataagtcaAGAACTACAGCTCCATTTGCTCAAGCATAGATGCTCCTGTTTGCAGTACAGAAAATGGTACAGAAGCACATCCCTGAGAATTTGGGTTACAGACCATTTTATGTTATCTGTTCTCCTGCATGGTTATAACTAAGGACAAGTgtatttcataattttgttCTATAGACTGAACACCATCCACCAGTGCCATTGTCACATTCCTTTAGCAGCATAAGTTTAtagcaaaaagaagaaagtaaaGGAATGGGAAGCAAGAATTCCATGGTTGACCCATCTTTTTCATTCCACAACTGAATCCCCCCCCACCCTCACCCTGTTTGCTTCCCAGTGCAAGGGGAAAGTAACCCTGGACTGGCCTGACAATAAGATAGTCATCAGACCATCTGAAAGGCAAATAAACCCAAATAAAAAGCTAACTAATAAAGCATATAAATGCAAGCATGTAAAGCAAGTATAGAATGCTCATCAAGCAGATTGGAACCTCAAGTGAAATTTCTCTGACAAACACCAGGAATGCAAGCCTCATTAGTACAAGGGCAGTACTAGGATAGAAGTAGATGTCAACTTCTGGGATTGAATTGTCACATGAAATTCAAGATGGAAGGAAAACAGAACAATGGAAAGATTACACATCTTAAGACTTGGCTAGATGAACACTGCTGAAAggattaaatatttattttcattgtttgaCCAGAAATGTGGGTTACTTGTGTATATTTCTCCCTAGCATATATTTGGGATTTGGATTTGGACAAAGAAGTTGTAAAGTTGGTGAAAATATGGAAAGATGCGGTAAGACCATTATTATGAGGAAAAAATTGACAAGATATATATGAACTATGTTGTAGTTTTGGTGCTGACAGTCGTTTTGTGGCATATTATACCCTAAAGTTGAACTTCCAGAAGATAAAGTATCACAATTCCTTTCTATTCGGACAGGAAATATGCAGTAGTCAAAAGCTCtctgaataaaaaaacaaaaaataacaaatacaaACCACATTATGAAAAGGAAGGAATGGAGTGATAAATAATCTACTGGAATTCTTCATTAACCAAGATTGAATATGCTTCTCTTAAGTCACAGAAGAAGATAAATTACCCAAGGAAATTTGAAACCAGActacagaaaaataaaagaaaaattacctGGAAATGGGAGCTATTGAGGCAGCATCCTATACGCCGAAATAATGGGACCATGATCTTTTGAAATTCCACCACGCCAGTCATCTCCAAGATCTCTTCCAACTCACTCAAGAACATCAACTCCTTCTGGCTATTTGTTACAGGCCAGTATTTTAGCAGTCCCTTTATTACAACACTGGCCAATTTTGGCTCCTTTTCTATAAACTGTACAACACAATATGTCAATTGTTGATGGTAAATACCAACTGATTTTGGTTTGTGCAAAGGAATCAGAGCCCTTGATAGAAACATCTTGTGTTCCTCCTTCAATGGCAAAGCAAACCCACTAATTACACTTCCAAATATTTCCAAAAGCTCAGCAATCCCATTATGTCGCTCAGTTTCAAAAACAAAGCGATAAATTATGTTGCTCACAGCCTTTCGAACAAAAGGCCTGTGAACCATAAACTTCCCATAAATCCGATggagaattgttttcaaacagTCTCTTTCCCTTGGATCCTCAGAATCAAAGAGCTCAAGTAGtctcaaaataaaagaatgatcAACATACTTCTTTGCTACCTTTACGTCAAGAGAACTATAACTGACAAATCGGAGGAGTAGATCATACACAATTTGTAAATGTGACCAAGCAGGATCAAACATTGGCTCTTCATCTTCTGTTTCTCCACCAGTAGAATTAGAGCGATACTTTGGTGGAAAATCCCTAAAAAGGTTAATTGCACACATTTTGCATGTTGCAGCAATTGCTGCTTCACTAAACTTTGCAGATCCAGAAGCAACAAAATCAACAAGCTCTATCAAGGCTTGGCGTTTAGAATCTTTCTCTGCTTGATCCTTGTCTGGATCATTGAAATGGTAAACCACACAACAGAGGTTCAACTTACTGACAAACAATTTCTGCTTCTCTGTATTTGGAACATCTTTGAAGGATAGATGGGGCTCCACTGCCTCCGCTCCAGCTGTAACCATTGATGGGAAAACAGCTGAAGACATCCGTCTAACAACATTCAACCCATTGCTACACTGGATACTACTGCCCAAGTTAGTATTGTTGTTCGAATCACTCCCAGCAGAAGCCA
Proteins encoded in this window:
- the LOC117924553 gene encoding protein PGR: MENFPIQPIIAILFSAAIAIRSFRRKSLDLSGAFAGFAVLTIHFGVGYRYGAMLLAFFLTSSKLTKFGEEKKRLVDADFKEGGQRNWKQVLFNSGISAVLALILWRLTGWQDKCLDSKESSLITSLIGGIIGHYSCCNGDTWSSELGILSDSQPRLITTFKPVRKGTNGGVTKTGLLAATAAGGVIGLTFVLIGFFTTKCASDVALKQLLVIPLSAVAGLCGSLIDSLLGATLQYSGFCSVRNKVVGKPGPTVRKISGISILDNNGVNLVSISLTSMLTSIACLYIF
- the LOC117924552 gene encoding serine/threonine protein phosphatase 2A 57 kDa regulatory subunit B' kappa isoform-like, with protein sequence MIKQILSKLPRKSSKSDTLASAGSDSNNNTNLGSSIQCSNGLNVVRRMSSAVFPSMVTAGAEAVEPHLSFKDVPNTEKQKLFVSKLNLCCVVYHFNDPDKDQAEKDSKRQALIELVDFVASGSAKFSEAAIAATCKMCAINLFRDFPPKYRSNSTGGETEDEEPMFDPAWSHLQIVYDLLLRFVSYSSLDVKVAKKYVDHSFILRLLELFDSEDPRERDCLKTILHRIYGKFMVHRPFVRKAVSNIIYRFVFETERHNGIAELLEIFGSVISGFALPLKEEHKMFLSRALIPLHKPKSVGIYHQQLTYCVVQFIEKEPKLASVVIKGLLKYWPVTNSQKELMFLSELEEILEMTGVVEFQKIMVPLFRRIGCCLNSSHFQVAERAHFLWNNEHVLNHITQNRQVILPLVFPALERNTRNHWNQAVLNLTLNVRKMFCEMDEELVLACQGKLEEEDSKSSMAAEKRRLTWERLETAASFQPVGGGNISFLVNPATCSVTC